In Nematostella vectensis chromosome 2, jaNemVect1.1, whole genome shotgun sequence, one genomic interval encodes:
- the LOC5509076 gene encoding bromodomain-containing protein 4, which produces MSKLWLASVVLLCCIAAALTQEWEERERRNSPLEPISLLETRSTIARSPKHDDEKDNSGDDIDSDKEDSSGDAPHHEEKKEDLKEVVIKQSKQDEATARSNFLKLIKAIKDSKSESKPASKPKLKAVQNDAPKKANKPAKKAKKPVKRAKKVLNKKKMDTLPRGAHRPASANAQRRPQNPYAQQRPAYGQNPYGQRYGQQYGQQYGQQMGGYPQMGGYQQPGYPQSPYQQRGYPGYPQVSPYQQQGAPMTGNGGPCSPSCLSHCTPICIQHRCCNANMPQGPPPPPPPPPQMYQQPLMMPQAPMMMPQAPMMMPQAPMTMQQQAQMQQPCAPSCAPTYSPSCCGSYPAPQPPSPPAPPPKPAPPPRSPPAAAPCNPAMAPQGCNSMQQPGMYQQPSYIPGYTAYSSVPLTQFQAQLQQQQPAQATPTNAATQDTDSAPCKPICLKFCVTLCPQKCCNKGKAAAAAAAPTKPPTAAPTTAAATQAAPAAMTCPQPACAPQSPMSCMPSCPAYCCKRNHFPRKAMAKKGNTCPAICDTQCAPVCPRRCCGPRRPQAAIVHRPSVHVSDLPYNSACPSICKDVCALECPHRCCGPGSFKRYTIAKPRVPAYRYNAYLARKYYVPRVSNSYIRRFGYPRRD; this is translated from the exons AAAGAGAAAGACGCAACAGCCCCCTAGAACCAATCAGCCTGCTCGAGACAAGAAGCACGATCGCACGATCGCCTAAACATGACGACGAAAAAGATAATAGCGGTGATGATATCGACAGCGATAAAGAAGACTCAAGCGGTGATGCTCCACATCATGAGGAAAAGAAGGAAGACCTGAAGGAGGTGGTCATCAAGCAGTCTAAGCAGGACGAAGCCACTG CACGGTCAAATTTCCTAAAGCTCATAAAAG CCATCAAAGACAGCAAATCTGAATCAAAGCCTGCTTCCAAGCCCAAGCTGAAGGCAGTTCAAAACGATGCCCCTAAAAAGGCCAACAAGCCTGCCAAGAAGGCAAAAAAGCCGGTCAAGAGGGCAAAGAAAGTCCTTAACAAGAAGAAAATGGATACGCTTCCACGTGGAGCACATCGTCCAGCTTCTGCTAACGCTCAACGACGGCCACAAAACCCTTACGCACAACAACGCCCGGCATACGGACAGAACCCATATGGACAGCGGTACGGACAGCAGTACGGTCAACAATACGGTCAACAGATGGGCGGATACCCACAAATGGGAGGCTACCAACAGCCTGGATACCCTCAATCACCTTACCAGCAGCGGGGCTACCCAGGGTATCCACAGGTGTCACCCTATCAACAGCAGGGGGCACCCATGACCGGTAATGGAGGACCCTGCAGCCCATCCTGTCTGTCGCACTGCACCCCTATCTGCATTCAACACAGGTGCTGTAACGCAAACATGCCTCAAGGACCTCCcccgccaccaccacccccgCCACAAATGTACCAGCAGCCACTGATGATGCCCCAGGCACCTATGATGATGCCCCAGGCACCTATGATGATGCCCCAGGCACCTATGACGATGCAGCAGCAGGCACAAATGCAGCAGCCGTGTGCTCCTTCATGTGCTCCAACCTACTCTCCATCATGCTGCGGCTCATATCCCGCCCCCCAACCTCCATCTccaccagcaccaccaccGAAACCCGCTCCTCCCCCGAGAAGCCCACCTGCAGCCGCCCCATGTAACCCCGCCATGGCTCCCCAGGGGTGCAACAGCATGCAGCAGCCTGGCATGTACCAGCAGCCCTCGTACATTCCAGGTTACACCGCTTACTCGTCTGTGCCCCTGACACAGTTTCAGGCTCAACTGCAACAGCAGCAGCCTGCTCAGGCAACTCCGACCAATGCTGCCACGCAAGATACAGACAGCGCTCCTTGCAAACCTATCTGCCTCAAGTTCTGCGTTACTCTCTGCCCACAGAAGTGCTGCAACAAAGGGAAGGCTGCCGCCGCTGCTGC GGCGCCAACAAAACCTCCCACTGCAGCCCCTACCACTGCCGCGGCAACTCAAGCCGCGCCCGCCGCCATGACCTGCCCACAGCCAGCATGTGCGCCGCAGTCCCCCATGAGCTGCATGCCAAGCTGCCCCGCCTACTGCTGCAAGAGGAACCACTTCCCTCGCAAGGCGATGGCCAAGAAGGGCAACACTTGCCCAGCCATCTGCGACACACAGTGTGCACCAG TTTGCCCTCGAAGGTGCTGCGGCCCGCGTCGACCACAAGCTGCGATTGTACACCGACCTAGCGTACACGTGTCCGACCTCCCTTACAACAGCGCTTGCCCAAGCATCTGCAAGGACGTCTGCGCGCTAGAGTGCCCCCATAGGTGCTGTGGACCTGGCTCATTTAAGCGCTACACCATCGCCAAACCACGTGTTCCTGCGTACAGATACAACGCATACCTCGCGAGAAAGTACTATGTCCCAAGGGTCAGCAATAGCTACATTAGACGCTTCGGTTATCCACGAAGAGACTAG
- the LOC5509077 gene encoding protein lifeguard 1, which produces MHAGYNEMGDAEKYGADDPFADNSMAFSDISIRAGFIRKVYSILLCQLAVTISFICFFLYCEPVRLYAVSHPGIFYGALAVTFVTMIAMACCEGVRRKFPTNLLFLTLFTLCEGYLLGAVSSVYKADEVLMAVGITAVVVLAITIFAFQTKYDFTMMGGFLFVALIVLICFGFLAIFFHNRVVQIVYASLGALLFALYLVYDTQIMMGGGKMYSISPEEYIFAALNLYLDIVNMFLYILQLISAARN; this is translated from the exons ATGCATGCGGGATACAACGAGATGGGTGATGCGGAAAAATATGGCGCTGATGATCCGTTTGCTGATAATTCGATGGCGTTTAGTGACATTTCCATACGTGCAG GATTCATACGAAAG GTTTACTCCATTCTGCTATGTCAACTGGCAGTTACTATTTCCTTCATATGTTTCTTCCTTTATTG TGAACCAGTAAGGCTATATGCTGTATCACATCCGGGAATATTCTATGGCGCACT gGCTGTTACATTTGTGACCATGATTGCAATGGCATGCTGTGAGGGAGTAAG GAGAAAATTCCCAACAAACCTGCTTTTCCTGACACTTTTC ACCCTCTGTGAAGGCTACCTACTAGGGGCAGTTTCAAG TGTGTACAAGGCTGATGAAGTGCTTATGGCAGTCGGCATCACAGCT GTCGTTGTCCTCGCTATTACTATCTTTGCATTCCAGACAAAG TACGACTTCACAATGATGGGTGGCTTCCTCTTTGTTGCACTTATCGTCCTTATCTGTTTTGGATTTCTGGCAATCTTCTTTCACAACCGG GTTGTCCAAATCGTCTATGCCTCCTTGGGAGCGCTGCTGTTTGCTTTG TACCTGGTGTATGACACGCAGATCATGATGGGAGGTGGAAAGATGTATTCCATCTCACCAGAAGAGTACATCTTCGCTGCTCTGAACCTTTACTTAGACATTGTCAATATGTTCCTCTACATACTCCAGCTCATTTCGGCTGCTCGCAACTAA